The following are encoded in a window of Rhodopirellula islandica genomic DNA:
- a CDS encoding endonuclease/exonuclease/phosphatase family protein — MRLIFLCPLAVLCLAVIASPANSAEPTEFSVMTWNLEWFFDNQTADNPSELGREKSAPSREQWDWRRDRVAAAIAKVQPTIVALQEVESQNVMYFLTRAIDRNHNRKYDDYVIKGDDFYTEQDVALLATKTTGVRSISRGVVTPSMKSRGYASVSKHLFAVVEVPVHGKIELLVIANCHLRAMAEKGELRARQARTLSLWLERLVTGVKASQEDPDQPVHVLVTGDFNTEELAGQIAADSDLGILMSRGTDDPSDDLIDLHDHIPSGKRTTHLLPGRQFDRILVSRDLAIDNPGAVDLSLRDVTVRNDLNFGGDQDTQEEHWDNYWNIPDDQRDISDHNPVLARFQIQ; from the coding sequence ATGCGTTTGATCTTCCTGTGCCCCTTGGCCGTGCTCTGTTTGGCTGTGATCGCTTCGCCCGCGAACTCAGCCGAACCGACAGAATTCAGCGTCATGACGTGGAACCTGGAATGGTTCTTCGACAATCAGACCGCGGACAACCCGAGTGAACTGGGCCGCGAAAAAAGTGCTCCCAGCCGCGAGCAGTGGGATTGGCGTCGCGACCGGGTGGCCGCTGCAATCGCGAAAGTGCAACCGACGATCGTTGCGTTGCAAGAAGTCGAAAGTCAAAACGTGATGTACTTCCTGACTCGCGCGATCGATCGCAATCACAACCGGAAGTACGACGACTACGTGATCAAAGGCGATGACTTTTACACCGAACAAGACGTCGCCTTGCTGGCGACCAAAACAACCGGTGTGCGATCCATCTCCCGAGGCGTCGTGACTCCCTCGATGAAGTCTCGCGGTTACGCATCGGTATCCAAACACCTTTTTGCCGTCGTTGAAGTTCCCGTTCATGGAAAAATCGAACTGCTGGTGATCGCAAACTGTCACCTGCGTGCCATGGCCGAGAAGGGAGAACTGCGAGCACGCCAAGCACGGACATTGAGTTTGTGGCTGGAACGGTTGGTCACTGGCGTGAAGGCATCGCAAGAAGATCCCGATCAACCGGTTCATGTCTTGGTCACTGGGGATTTCAACACCGAAGAACTGGCGGGCCAAATCGCAGCGGACTCGGACCTTGGCATTCTGATGTCACGAGGCACCGACGATCCATCAGACGACTTGATCGATCTGCACGATCACATCCCATCCGGAAAACGAACGACGCACCTGTTGCCCGGTCGCCAGTTCGATCGCATCTTGGTTTCGCGAGACCTGGCGATCGACAATCCCGGTGCGGTTGACCTCTCCCTTCGCGATGTGACCGTTCGAAACGATTTGAACTTCGGCGGCGACCAAGACACCCAAGAAGAACACTGGGACAACTACTGGAACATTCCTGATGACCAGCGTGACATCAGCGACCACAATCCCGTCCTCGCAAGGTTTCAAATTCAATGA
- a CDS encoding RNA-binding S4 domain-containing protein — MSDSSPQPDAPVPSSTPIPMVRLDDFLKREGLVGTGGEAKVLIQAGEVIVNGEVDTRRRKQLHNGDVVTFNGEDFPVDVESLGDPPM; from the coding sequence ATGAGCGATTCATCTCCCCAGCCCGACGCACCGGTCCCTTCCAGCACACCCATTCCCATGGTCCGACTGGATGACTTTCTCAAACGAGAAGGATTGGTCGGAACCGGAGGCGAAGCCAAGGTGCTGATCCAAGCCGGCGAAGTCATCGTCAACGGCGAAGTCGACACGCGTCGTCGCAAACAACTGCACAACGGCGATGTGGTCACCTTCAACGGCGAAGACTTCCCAGTCGATGTCGAATCGCTCGGCGATCCGCCGATGTGA
- a CDS encoding DUF726 domain-containing protein, producing the protein MPKPRVTVRIDAIDESSRGPIHVVVAGYRARPNADLIRAADLRGSTYRVRWAAGSWAEAGASVGVMARGARVALPALHGGRALVGVGSLAGGFGTAAVIGAASFRHRYYCARRDGIRLADQILNLPGVGKRPLHLIGHSLGTVVLRSALEKLAERDCRVDDLLLMGGMTSRLNWNLQADAFRGRLINLYSPRDRILNVAPVIDRVVGTGAIVCEKLSDRLMNHDLCRELPNQFNFLGHHSGYWNRFGQYAIG; encoded by the coding sequence GTGCCAAAACCCCGCGTCACTGTACGCATCGATGCGATCGACGAGTCGAGTCGGGGGCCGATCCATGTGGTGGTCGCAGGCTACCGTGCTCGTCCCAACGCTGATCTGATTCGTGCGGCTGATTTGAGAGGATCCACGTATCGTGTCCGCTGGGCAGCGGGATCTTGGGCCGAAGCTGGTGCGTCGGTGGGCGTGATGGCTCGCGGTGCGCGAGTCGCCTTGCCGGCTTTGCATGGCGGTCGGGCTTTGGTGGGCGTTGGAAGCTTGGCGGGGGGCTTTGGGACCGCTGCGGTGATCGGTGCAGCGAGTTTTCGGCATCGATACTACTGTGCTCGACGGGACGGCATTCGGTTGGCCGATCAAATTCTGAATCTGCCGGGCGTCGGCAAACGCCCGTTGCACTTGATTGGGCATTCGTTGGGAACCGTGGTGCTTCGATCGGCTCTTGAAAAACTGGCCGAACGAGATTGCCGCGTCGACGATCTGCTGTTGATGGGCGGGATGACGTCGCGGTTGAACTGGAATCTGCAAGCGGACGCGTTTCGCGGGCGATTGATCAACTTGTATTCCCCACGAGATCGAATCCTGAACGTGGCACCGGTGATCGACCGCGTCGTTGGAACGGGAGCAATCGTGTGTGAAAAGCTGAGCGATCGCTTGATGAATCACGATTTGTGCCGCGAATTGCCCAATCAGTTCAATTTCTTGGGCCACCACAGCGGGTATTGGAACCGGTTCGGACAATACGCAATCGGGTAG